The Osmerus eperlanus chromosome 25, fOsmEpe2.1, whole genome shotgun sequence genome contains a region encoding:
- the il12b2 gene encoding interleukin-12 subunit beta, which yields MAYSLYYLSTLRWHPQNISGPWVFLLLCIHGGHGLTSFPDNLVVGKREGSVTLNCPTELKGEVKWKYERGQDAYTLDENDYDMEGHSLTLSDLGGPMLGEYSCWGQDGKLSSSYVRLDAEEEEADTTESHLSCRARSYNCSFTCTWNNSEVTALRLGLGPDCLEGKPSCPWVSPDNGESKGLEGGYTFTLLHPFSASSEESTALLVTAEAIDDRSYFRETKQFYLRDIVQPDSPQEVKFRVEKQKLKVTVEPAPTWTTPRSFYPLEHEIEYRKKDDGKVGRSTTGLIPREVSELRVRSRDPFVLSTWSQWSPWKNVTH from the exons ATGGCATACT CATTGTATTATTTGTCCACTCTCCGCTGGCATCCTCAGAATATTTCAGGACCATGGGTCTTCCTACTGCTCTGCATACATGGGGGCCACGGACTCACCTCTTTCCCTGAcaact tgGTCGTAGGCAAGCGTGAAGGCAGTGTCACCCTGAACTGTCCCACGGAGctgaaaggtgaggtgaaaTGGAAGTATGAGCGCGGCCAGGACGCGTACACCCTGGACGAGAACGATTACGACATGGAGGGGCACAGCCTGACGCTCTCTGACCTGGGTGGCCCGATGCTGGGGGAGTACAGCTGCTGGGGCCAAGACGGCAAGCTGTCCTCCTCATACGTGCGGCTGGatgctgaggaagaggaggcagacaccactg AGTCTCACCTGAGCTGCCGAGCCAGGTCCTACAACTGCTCCTTCACCTGCACCTGGAACAACAGCGAGGTCACCGCCCTGCGCCTGGGACTGGGCCCTGACTG TTTGGAGGGTAAGCCTTCCTGCCCCTGGGTCAGTCCCGATAACGGAGAGTCCAAGGGACTCGAGGGAGGCTACaccttcaccctcctccaccccttctcaGCCTCCTCCGAGGAGAGCACCGCCTTGCTGGTAACCGCAGAGGCCATCGACGACCGCTCGTACTTCAGGGAGACCAAGCAGTTTTACCTGAGAGACATTG TTCAACCTGACAGCCCACAGGAGGTGAAATTTCGGGTGGAGAAGCAGAAGTTAAAGGTCACAGTGGAGCCTGCGCCCACCTGGACCACGCCCCGGAGCTTCTACCCTCTGGAGCACGAGATAGAGTACCGGAAAAAGGACGACGGAAAG GTGGGGAGGTCGACCACTGGCCTCATCCCGAGGGAGGTGAGTGAGCTGAGAGTGCGTTCCAGAGACCCTTTCGTCCTGTCTACCTGGAGCCAGTGGAGCCCCTGGAAAAATGTAACCCACTGA
- the LOC134011788 gene encoding protease-associated domain-containing protein 1-like → MELLRLCWCIYLGNVFIHWCCVSGLGVNELLYFRVISPEDIGYIFSAAPAKDFGGDFVSSYDEIYLVPAEPADGCSELKNRGLIHGQVILLERGGCSFVHKARAVEEAGGTAVLIADDAADNDSQFLDMITDGSTAKPSIPALFLLGRDGLMIRRSLQRQSLPWAVISIPVNVSSLASFPLKQPPWTLW, encoded by the exons ATGGAGCTCCTGAGACTTTGCTGGTGTATATATCTTGGCAATGTCTTTATACACTGGTGTTGCGTGTCAG GTCTTGGGGTCAACGAGTTGTTATATTTCCGAGTGATCAGCCCTGAGGACATAGGCTACATCTTCAGTGCTGCGCCCGCCAAGGATTTTGGAGGAGACTTT GTGTCTTCCTATGATGAGATCTACTTGGTGCCAGCAGAACCAGCCGATGGATGTTCAGAGCTCAAAAACAGAGGACTGATTCACGGACAAGTGATCCTCCTGGAGAGGGG GGGCTGCTCCTTTGTCCACAAGGCCCGagcagtggaggaggctgggggcacaGCCGTGCTCATAGCGGACGACGCAGCGGACAACGACAGCCAGTTTCTGGACATGATCACGGACGGTAGCACAGCCAAGCCCAGCATACCCGCTCTGTTCCTGCTGGGACGGGATGG ATTGATGATCAGAAGGTCCCTCCAAAGACAATCCCTGCCCTGGGCTGTGATCTCCATTCCTGTCAATGTGTCCTCACtggcctctttccctctcaaacAGCCCCCCTGGACACTGTGGTAg
- the LOC134012332 gene encoding E3 ubiquitin-protein ligase TRIM35-like, whose translation MAEKFESYLNCHVCSETFRDPVSLGCHHSFCSSCLTKFWDQAKNKNCPVCKRKSSKEIPGINFSLKDLADSFAGRQKAGSSEERRGEEEVEVCSKHSEESKTVAGVVRESEVLCSLHSEKIRLFCQEDKEPVCVVCQTSRKHRSHTCVPVDEAAQDHREEIQTAQKPLEKKLEDCNKVKLTCEKIAEHIETQTVNTEKQIKEKFNKLHQFLHEEEEARTAALRREGKEKSETMKEKIEGINREMASLSDTIEAIKQELNADDVSFLQHFRITEKKAQVTLPDPQLVSGALIDVAKHLGNLAFRVWEKMRGVVSFTPVILDPNTAALCLSLSDDLTSVRQSGSEQKLPDNPERNTNYTTVLGSEGFSSGKHSWEVEVGDHPDWKIGVARESVDRKGEIKVSPKYGVWCIKQMSGKYTIGLRKILRLKRRLQRIRVQLDWDRGEVSFYDPEDMTHIDTYKDSFTEKLYPYFSIGEGGDAKHPDVKICQSEMLMIEEEEEEEEEEEKEEEEEEEEEEEEEEEEEEEEEEEEEEEEEEEEEEEEGEEEEEGEEETRWEDDDEDDDDKQDYVSDFCARYLQSRDLV comes from the exons ATGGCTGAAAAATTTGAGAGTTACTTGAACTGTCACGTCTGCTCTGAGACTTTCAGAGATCCTGTGTCTCTGGGCTGCCACCACAGCTTCTGCTCCAGCTGTCTGACTAAGTTCTGGGATCAGGCTAAAAACAAGAACTGTCCAGTCTGTAAGAGAAAATCCTCTAAAGAGATTCCAGGTATCAACTTTTCTTTGAAGGATTTAGCTGACTCATTTGCTGGGAGACAGAAAGCAGGATCgtctgaagagaggagaggagaggaggaggtggaggtgtgtagcAAACACTCAGAGGAGTCTAAGACAGTGGCTGGTGTCGTCAGAGAGTCTGAGGTGCTTTGCAGTCTGCACAGTGAGAAGATCCGGCTGTTCTGTCAGGAGGATAAAGAACCCGTCTGCGTGGTGTGTCAAACCTCCAGAAAACACAGATCTCACACCTGTGTCCCAGTAGACGAAGCTGCCCAGGATCACAGG GAAGAAATTCAGACTGCCCAGAAGCCCTTAGAAAAGAAGCTAGAGGACTGTAATAAAGTTAAACTAACGTGTGAAAAGATTGCAGAACACATTGAG ACCCAGACAGTAAACACAGAGAAGCAGATAAAGGAGAAGTTCAACAAGCTTCACCAGTTTCTACACGAGGAAGAAGAGGCCAGGActgcagctctgaggagagagggcaaaGAGAAGAGTGAGACAATGAAAGAAAAGATTGAGGGAATAAATAGAGAGATGGCCTCACTTTCAGACACAATTGAAGCCATAAAGCAGGAGCTAAATGCAGATGATGTGTCATTCCTGCAG CATTTCAGAATCACAGAGAAGAA AGCCCAGGTCACACTGCCGGATCCACAGCTGGTCTCAGGAGCGCTGATAGACGTGGCCAAACACCTCGGCAACCTGGCCTTCAGAGTGTGGGAGAAGATGAGGGGGGTGGTCAGCTTCACTCCTGTCATTCTGGACCCCAACActgcagctctctgtctctctctgtctgatgaTCTGACCAGTGTTAGACAGTCAGGCTCAGAGCAGAAGCTccctgacaacccagagaggaACACCAACTACACCACTGTTCTGGGTTCTGAGGGGTTCAGCTCAGGGAAGCacagctgggaggtggaggtgggggaccaCCCTGACTGGAAAATAGGTGTGGCCAGAGAGTCAGtagacaggaaaggagagataaAAGTATCCCCAAAGTATGGAGTCTGGTGTATAAAGCAGATGAGTGGTAAGTACACCATTGGTCTGCGTAAGATTCTCCGTCTGAAGAGGAGACTCCAGAGGATCAGAGTtcagctggactgggacaggggggaggtgtCCTTCTACGACCCTGAAGACATGACTCACATCGACACTTATAAAGACTCCTTCACTGAGAAACTCTACCCATACTTCTCTATTGGAGAAGGTGGTGATGCCAAACACCCTGATGTGAAGATCTGCCAATCAGAGATGTTGAtgattgaggaggaggaggaggaggaggaggaggaggagaaggaggaggaggaggaggaagaggaagaggaagaggaagaggaagaggaggaggaggaggaggaggaggaggaggaggaggaggaggaggaggaggaggaggaggaagagggggaggaggaggaggagggggaggaagagaccaggtgggaagatgatgatgaggatgatgatgataaacAAGACTATGTTTCAGACTTCTGTGCCCGCTACCTGCAATCTAGGGACTTagtctga
- the LOC134011765 gene encoding E3 ubiquitin-protein ligase TRIM35-like, producing MAEKFLLESYLNCHVCSETFRDPVSLGCHHSFCFSCLTKFWDQAKNMNCPVCKRKSSKDAGINFSLKDLADSFSGRHKAGPSEKRRREEEVEVVCSKHSEELKFCEEEQRAVCHVCEFPDNHDHKVVPLEEAVNSLKEKLKVDLQSLQDKQDKYKHVENTYQEVVQHSKKQLVTTETQIRVQFEKLHHFLREEEEARLAAVREEEEEKGKTISREMKKIQAQISSLSVSISAVEQQLQKQKVSFLSSYKHTQSSTRAQVTLPDPQLVSGALIDVAKHLGNLTFRVWEKMRGVVSFTPVILDPNIAAPWLSLSDDLTSVRYTGSWQLPDNPERNTKYSTVLGSEGFSSGKHSWEVEVGDHPGWIIGVARESVDRKGERNATPKDGMWCILQSNGKYSNLLGNTLPLKRKLQRIRVQLDWDRGEVSFYDPEDMTHIHTHKDSFTEKLYPYFSIGQAGDAKYPDLKIGQSEVSVSVMSSVRCVVVVPGCC from the coding sequence ATGGCTGAGAAGTTTCTCCTGGAGAGTTACTTGAACTGTCACGTCTGCTCAGAGACTTTCAGAGATCCTGTGTCTCTGGGCTGCCACCACAGCTTCTGCTTCAGCTGTCTGACTAAGTTCTGGGATCAGGCTAAAAACATGAACTGTCCGGTCTGTAAGAGAAAATCCTCTAAAGACGCAGGAATAAACTTTTCATTGAAGGATTTAGCTGACTCATTTTCTGGGAGACACAAAGCAGGACCGTCTGaaaagaggagacgagaggaggaggtggaggtggtgtgtagCAAACACTCAGAGGAGCTTAAGTTCtgtgaggaggaacagagagctgtgtgtcaCGTCTGTGAGTTCCCTGACAACCACGACCACAAGGTGGTTCCTCTAGAAGAGGCAGTGAACAGCCTGAAGGAGAAACTGAAGGTTGACTTACAGTCTCTGCAGGACAAGCAGGACAAATACAAACATGTGGAGAATACGTACCAAGAAGTAGTGCAGCACTCTAAGAAGCAGCTGGTCACCACGGAGACACAGATCAGGGTTCAGTTTGAGAAGCTGCACCATTtcctgagagaggaagaggaggccagaCTGGCAgctgtgagggaggaagaggaggagaaggggaagaccatctccagagagatgaagaagatTCAGGCCcagatctcctctctctcagtcagcATCTCTGCTGTGGAacagcagctgcagaaacagaaGGTGTCGTTTCTCAGCAGCTATAAACACACTCAGTCCAGCACCAGAGCCCAGGTCACACTGCCGGATCCACAGCTGGTCTCAGGAGCACTGATAGACGTGGCCAAACACCTCGGCAACCTGACCTTCAGAGTGTGGGAGAAGATGAGGGGGGTGGTCAGCTTCACTCCTGTCATTCTGGACCCCAACATTGCagctccctggctctctctgtctgacgatCTGACCAGTGTTAGATACACAGGCTCATGGCAGCTccctgacaacccagagaggaACACCAAGTACTCCACTGTTCTTGGTTCTGAGGGGTTCAGCTCAGGGAAGCacagctgggaggtggaggtgggggaccaTCCTGGCTGGATTATAGGTGTGGCCAGAGAGTCAgtagacaggaagggagagcgTAATGCAACCCCAAAGGATGGAATGTGGTGTATACTGCAGAGTAATGGTAAGTACAGCAATCTCCTGGGTAACACTCTCCCTCTGAAGAGGAAACTCCAGAGGATCAGAGTtcagctggactgggacaggggggaggtgtCCTTCTACGACCCTGAAGACATGACTCACATCCACACTCATAAAGACTCCTTCACTGAGAAACTCTACCCATACTTCTCTATTGGACAAGCTGGTGATGCCAAATACCCTGACTTAAAGATTGGCCAATCAgaggtgtctgtgtctgtgatgtcatctgtgaggtgtgtggtagtagtacctggttgttgttga